Proteins encoded together in one Labrus bergylta chromosome 20, fLabBer1.1, whole genome shotgun sequence window:
- the ppp1r16a gene encoding protein phosphatase 1 regulatory subunit 16A, with protein MAAEHGELLAEMATVGRLSATERLKHAQKRRAQQLKSWAQMEKDATRGSRAKADKKKKARTTKVKFPNTITLLDAAARCDLDEVRELLNSGVSPDLVNEDGLTALHQCCIDDFVDVVQCLLDAGACVNACDSELWTPLHAAATCGHTGLVQLLIQAGADLLAVNADGNMPYDLCEDEATLELLEMVMAEQGITQDRIDECRRAKEAAMLTDIQALVQSGADLNAQDDNGATLLHTASANGYTSVAELLLEHRAQVEVKDSDGWTPLHAAACWGQIQMVELLVAHGASLNTKSVLEETPLDVCMDDEVRAKLMDLKHKHDAIMKSQDRQKGTLQRRASSAGSRGKVVRRVSVNERSSLYRREHHKEAMVWQERGRQPEPQDDDEDRQTDNELHQHATMVSGGEATSRLEELEAADRKIMSSLGNGGTSVSLASSVPGELWSGGGLMDRSASYQLSPASGAGFGSGSTDREGADNMTREKSHHTLADLKRQRAAAKLNKYPAPQPPLPPTVEEQPSVTASEVTSTQAQPEVQLSSIPVEEVSPSQVYFTSASGDPPLLKLRAPEEEQPSNKEPCCGLM; from the exons ATGGCAGCAGAACACGGCGAGCTGCTGGCTGAGATGGCCACCGTAGGgcgcctgagcgccacagagCGCCTTAAGCATGCCCAGAAGCGCCGCGCTCAGCAGCTGAAGTCATGGGCACAGATGGAGAAAGATGCTACCCGAGGGTCAAGGGCCAAagcagacaagaagaagaaggcacGGACCACCAAAGTTAAGTTTCCTAACACAATCACCCTGCTGGACGCTGCTGCACGATGTGACCTGGACGAGG TGAGGGAGCTGTTAAACAGCGGTGTCAGCCCAGATCTGGTCAACGAGGATGGACTCACAGCCCTACAtcag TGCTGCATTGATGACTTTGTGGATGTAGTGCAGTGTCTGCTGGATGCCGGTGCCTGTGTGAATGCCTGTGACAGTGAGCTGTGGACACCGCTGCATGCTGCTGCCACCTGTGGACACACTGGGCTGGTGCAGCTCCTGATTCAGGC TGGGGCTGACCTTCTGGCTGTCAACGCAGACGGTAACATGCCCTATGACCTCTGTGAGGATGAGGCCACTCTTGAGCTGCTGGAGATGGTCATGGCTGAACAGG GTATAACTCAGGATCGTATAGATGAATGTCGAAGGGCTAAAGAGGCAGCCATGCTGACTGACATTCAGGCTCTGGTTCAGAGTGGAGCGGACTTAAATGCTCAGGATGATAATGGAGCTACActg CTCCACACAGCGTCTGCTAACGGCTACACATCTGTGGCGGAGCTGCTGCTTGAGCACAGGGCTCAGGTGGAGGTCAAGGACAGTGATGGCTGGACGCCGCTACACGCTGCCGCCTGCTGGGGACAA aTCCAAATGGTGGAACTGTTGGTGGCCCATGGAGCAAGTTTAAACACAAAGTCTGTCCTGGAGGAGACTCCTCTGG ATGTGTGTATGGATGATGAGGTCAGAGCCAAACTGATGGACCTGAAGCACAAACACGATGCCATCATGAAGAGTCAGGACCGGCAGAAAGGCACGCTGCAAAGACGAGCTTCCAGTGCCGGCAGCAGAGG TAAAGTGGTGCGTCGTGTCAGTGTGAATGAGCGCTCCAGTTTGTATCGACGAGAGCATCACAAAGAGGCCATGGTGTGGCAGGAGCGAGGGCGGCAGCCAGAACCACAGGACGACGACGAGGACAGACAAACGGACAACGAGCTGCACCAGCATGCCACCATG GTTTCTGGTGGAGAAGCCACGTCCCGTTTAGAAGAACTGGAGGCTGCAGACAGGAAAATAATGTCCAGTCTAGGTAATGGAGGGACCTCTGTTTCTCTGGCCTCCTCTGTACCAGGAGAGCTTTGGAGTGGTGGGGGTCTCATGGATCGCAGTGCCTCCTATCAGCTCAGCCCTGCATCTGGAGCCGGGTTTGGATCTGGTTCTACAGACAGGGAGGGGGCAGACAATATGACTCGGGAGAAATCTCACCACACCCTTGCTGATCTGAAACGCCAGCGGGCGGCTGCCAAGCTCAATAAGTACCCAGCACCTCAACCCCCACTGCCCCCCACTGTAGAGGAGCAACCTTCGGTTACAGCATCTGAGGTGACATCAACTCAGGCCCAGCCAGAGGTCCAACTGAGCTCCATCCCAGTAGAGGAGGTCTCCCCAAGTCAGGTGTACTTCACCTCGGCTAGCGGAGATCCTCCACTACTGAAACTTAGAGCACCTGAGGAGGAGCAGCCGAGCAATAAGGAGCCGTGCTGTGGACTCATGTAG